GCTGTGCCATGTAAGGACTCTTGTAAAATACTCCTCCAGAGGCCAGCAGGAGAGAAATGGCATCTATCTCAGACACTGTGTCTCCTGGCACAGTctagattccacaacctccccttgCTCGGGGTTGTGCTAGGGGGCAAATTCATCCCATGATAATCAGTAATAATACCCTAGCTTTGGAGAGGTATATGTGGCTCTAAAGCTAGCATCTGGCTCAGTATACAACTTTCTCTAACCTTCTGTGCAGAGatctctgtttttaaaatgagcataGGAATACTTTTATGACTGTCTTCAACTTTAAAAGAATAAGTAGATTAATAAAAAGCTGCTGGGAGGGAAAGTACAAGTGGCGAAACTATTAGTGGAGGCTGTATTCATATTATTGGGTTTGGAATTAGGGAGAAAAAAGATACATAAAAGTTTAAACAGTGTTATGCGCTTTTTTTCTTGCTAGTATTTTCTCTCTACAATATCTGATCTGTTGACATTTCAcataaaagaactaaaaatccTTTTTCAGCCTATGACATTGCCTCTATGCAGGcaattttttagaaaaataaccaattgtttttcttaacagAGTTTGAGCGGTTTCATTGAAAATGACTAGCAAAACAACTAGCACAACAAACAATATAGCTCAGGCACGAAGAACTGTACAGCAGTTAAGAATAGAAGCTTCTATCGAAAGAATAAAGGTGAGAAACATTCTTACTggtctttctctctttttgtatGAACCATGTGAATTATGGCAGATATATTTTAGTAAACTCACAATATATATGTAGAGTTTTTTGTATTATGGATTACACATCACAGGGGTTATCTTTGAATGTAGTCGTTTCACTCATACCTGTGGTACTGAATTTTACAGATTTCCATATTGTTGCTATAGAAGAAATTGTACCAACAGTATAAAAGGTACTTTATGGATATGTGAGAAGACTACTGTGCGTTTATAATCTAAATCTATAATACATAGCGAGTGGAAGATGAGATGTGATGTAAAGCAGTTTTTTCCAATTTACCATGTTGGTTTTGGATGTTTAAATTTTACTTCATATATCTTTGCAGGTAGGTCAAGGGTTTATAGCCCTCTTGAAAGAGGAGGAGAGTTGAGACAAGGTGCACCTAAATTATGATGGACAAGGAGCCCAAActcctccctttttctccctGTCCCACCCAATGGTTAAGGAATTTGATTAAGCTAAAATCTCACCTACTAAGATTTGGCTTTTTGTTGTTCTAACCATACCATTCCTTACCTTCATTCTCCATTTTattaatacttttattaataCCAACAGTCCAAAGGTCAGCAGACTGGTTAATTCAACTGACATAGGTGCTTTTCTTACAGTCAGCTAGAGATTAGGAACATGCAATGTCTTGCAAGGAAATGACTGAATCAATTTCCTAGAAACTGTAAGTTAGCTGATGACACTTCAGTGATTATTAACAATGTCTAAAGATATAAAATCTTCTTATTAGAAGTCTGCTCTATTGTTCTGAACCTGCGGTTCAAATCTCAGAAAAATGTAAAGTTACTCATGCCTATCTTCCCAAACTAACCCCAAAGTACCTTTAAAGACACCACATCCTGGGTTATCCTTGTTTTTGCTTACTTTTTTCCCATTCTACCAACCTCACCAAGGCCAGTCCAAAAAGCAAAGCCCAGAAACCTTTGCATTATGCTTGGTGGCCTTAGCTCTGGACCTGAAGATTTTATGGATTTCTCAAACTCTGTTCTTCCATATGCAGAACTAATTCACTGTAGCTATGGATGCATCCCACAGCCCATTCCATCCTATTGCAAATGATTTGGGAATATTTAccattttgtgtgtttttttttttttttttttgccaggtgTCAAAAGCATCAGCAGATCTCAGGTGCTATTGTGAAGAACATGCCAGGAAAGATCCTTTACTAATGGGCATACCTGCTTCTGAAAACCCTTTCAAGGATAAAAAAACATGCATTATATTATAGTAGAGCAGTGAGTACCTCCATAGCTTTCCCAAGCGAAACAAACTACAAGCAAATTCTTAGAGAAATAACTGATATCAACGGTGTAAAACAGCAGTGTATTTACTATGTGTGTAAATGAATTTTTAAgcttaagatttttttctttatagcaTCCTTGCTGGGAACGAAGATTATAAACTAAATTATCCTATTTCTTGTAAAATGGAATGTGGTCTGTGGCATGCAGCTGGTAATTCTCTTGTGTTGGTTTTTATGTAAGGCCAGGTATACACTACACACCTATGTcgatataactatgttgctcagggtgtgaaaaatccatgcctcctgagtgacgtagttataccaaccttaaacccctgtgtagacaactatgtcggcaggagagcttctcccgtcaacatagttactgcctctctgggaggtagattaactacgctgatgggagaagctctcccattggtgtgggagcatcttcactaaagtgaTCCACTGCAGCACTGTATGTGAAGACTAGCCCTAAGGAGATAAGGTTGGAAGAGGTGAAGGTCTTTTTTTAAAACGTGTAATATTTGCATTTCAGTTTAAGGTATTAGGCTACACAATCAAGACCAAAGTTGCCTGATCTTCACCTACAGATCAGCAAGGTAGACCCGTAATTTGGCtcttaatcaagattaatttactgtagctttttaaaaatagtgtatTTGTATTCAATTAGTAtattggttttgtgtgtgtgtgtgtgtgtgtatgtgtttgtgtatatgtgtttgtgtatatacacATTCCAAAGTGCATTCTCTGACAAGACTCCTTGCAAACTACTGCTGCAATTATTGATAAACTCCATAGGTTCATGCCTTTACCTTCAGTTATGtcttaattcttttaaaaagtgaaaaatctgtttttgtgtCAAGAATCAATACATTTCTGATGATGtatgtaatttttcatttttgagaaGGTCTAATAAAGGAGAATTTTAATCCTTTCATTCGGCCCCTCTAAATTTTCTCCTCAAATTATGATCATCGTAGCTCCTTTGATAGGGCTACAGTAAGACTCCAACATTTTGGAATTAGCATTTCTCTTGCCCCACTGCTAAGGTGAGGGGGAGGATTCTATCACTCCAAGCCACATACGTCACCTGTGCAAGTCTCATTTAGGTTTTGTGCAGTGATCCAGGATTTGGTTCTTTTAATAATTGAGTTCACCTTTTTTTATGGAAAAAGAAGCCAAATCCTATCTGGATTACGATCAACCAAATGTAGTTGGAAGGCCTTTCCATAACATCACTGATGTACAAATAGCCGAATAAAGTTTTACATATGTCTTATGTATTGATGGCATAAGTGAGTGGAAAGAAAACAATATTGACTTCTAGTAGGTTACCaatgtgctgttttgtgtgtgtgtgtgtgtgtgtgtgtgtgtgtttctctatAGCCAGCTATACAATGCCTGAAATTGTGATCTTCTGTAACGATATTTACAGAAATCAACCACTTTTAATTTACTGTTTTATGTTGCATGTGTCTAATTCTGTATTAAATTATATATACACTGTTGATAATATATTGAGAAATTATATGTTTTTAACAAATCTCCTTTCAAAAATCTAAATTTGAGACTTCctgtaagaaaaaaataaatgcacgGATTGTTCTGTGCTGacattcaaattatttttataattagaATATTTTTCTAATAACAATTTCAAAACTATCTAGATTTTTCACTGATTTTATTTACCATATTTCAGTCTATCATTTTATAATGTGTCTTGTTAAAAACAGTAATTAACTTAGGTATATACTTTCATAACTGAGCTGTTAGAAGCAATCATTCTGTATTTCCTCAGTTCTGTAAAATCTTGGTTTTTTCAAAGTAACTTTTTACAACCCAAATATTGCCCTTCTATTGATCTATTATGGCCCGTGTTGTCAGCACTTTCGGCTAAATGTTTGAACTGTTTAGAAGCCAAATGAATGTATGAAAATGTAATAGATACAAATATGGTGATGCAAAGGTTATTTTGATACCTGGCTCTTTCTCTTTGACCATTTCTAAGCTATTGGTTTATGATCCTTCTTACACATAGCATTTCATGTCAGAAGTATTCAGCTAAATTTGAACTTTACTAACTTGTTTTATAACTACTTACGTTGCATTAATTTGAGTAATGAGTTTAACTGAAGACTTTTTTACATAGATTTTCTTTTGACCTGAATCCATGAATCCATTTTGTTCAGTTACTACTTCCATATCAAATCTACCCAGTATTTTTACAACTGGAGTCATAAGTGCCATGATTGTGTTTTTCAAGTTACTGAATCAAAACATGTAAATGATACATTTTAAAGTATTATCACAAACATGTTGCCATAAAACATACGCTACCggaaatattttcataaacagctggggcctgactcagttcccattgaagtccatgagaattttgccattaacttcagtgggagtatgATGAGACTTGGGGTGACTAGCATAACCTGTTGAAAATGTCTTCATAAATATTAGGATTTTAAATGTTCATAGTGCCACAATATATGCCTGTTTTTAAAGGATGAGTCAATAGTGATCTATTCAGCCCTGTTTAATCTGAAGTgtatttttctactttttttatACACTTTTGACATCTTTACAACACCAGGACAAAATTTatagcagcagctgtttaattCTTTCTTATACCTATGAATTTAAATAGCAAAAGAGTTTTATTAGAACATAATTGCCCCTTTACCCACATATATATGATTAGAAATAGAGCAAATAGTGTGCCAACTTCTTTCAAATGCTTTCTAACTTTTAGCCTAAAACACATGGAAACTACAATAAAACAGTGAAATACAACTAACTGCTTCTGATTACTTTTGTATAGGTTTTTAAATAAACTCTGTGTATTGTATTTTAAACACAGTATGTAGTGTCATCTGAAGCTTCAAATTGCTCCTTACATTTTTGTATTACTCTTTAAGTACACAAAATGCACTATAAAGTAGACCTTTTTGTTCAGTGAACTTGTGAAGAGAATGAGTCATGCAGATTGTGAAGAACTGTGAAGACATATGGACTTTCTAGTTAGTGATATGAAATAATGAAAACCAAACCCACCCCATCGCCCCCAGATTCATAGCTGTAGGTTTCAGGAATGATTTTCGGCCGGGCTAGCTAAGCATAACAACTGTGCCACAATACTGCAACTTACTTGGTGCTTTGAGTGCAGATACCTCAAATGTAAAATCTTTGTGATGTAAAATGAACCTGATATTATTTCAGAAAATTTTAGGGCTCTTTTTCTTAAACTAAGAGGCCTGTTTgctagattttttcccccctctgggtTTATTAATTTGATTGTTTTAATACTGTGTTGTTTTGTATTGTCATTGTAATTTCAGATTCACATGAGTGTTGTCACAATGATTTGCCTTTGACTTACAAATGGTTTTATggaattcttttgttttctctaacATGCTTTTGCCATTCATCAGTGAGCCTCTTAAAGTTGTTCATTGTGGTCTTTCTATGAAAGAGGGCTTCTTATAGCAATGAGAGAAAAAACTGTTAACCAAGAAAATTTGATGGATGGCTAACATGTTCAATATTATGGATATGAaacactttattaaaaatatcactGCTTTGTATATTGTTTCGGTTTGTCATTGTAGTTTAGTTTGCTTTCCAATGCATATTACCTGTTGAGGAGTTAGACAAATGTCAGCCATCCAGAGGGTCTGAAGGCTTTCAGCACAGTGGTGTCGAACACTGACAAAGACAATGTTCTTGGAAGAAAGACAGACTAGATATAAATTTTGGGGGAGTGCGGGGAGAGGAAGGAATGACTCACTTTGTAGGTCAAATTTGCTAAGCACCAGAGCTTAAATTGGGAGGGTGGCTGTGTATATGCAGTGTTACTACCAGCTGTAATCTTATGCTCCAAATCGTagctttcctctttttaaaaaagtctctcaCCCTGtggttacaaaaaacaaaaaaaagtcaatggTACAATTACCgttaacttcagtgagagcaggatcaggcccttatcaCAGTACACTCATTTTAAACTACTGGTGGCGTGGCACTTGCAAATGCAACACCATTCCACATCATGGCCCGTGTGGGAAGATCCCTGCATCTGCGGGgagtcccactaacttcagtgggacttgtcgTGGGCCTGATTGTAGGACTGGAGCATATAATGCAACAGAAAATATTACTACATTTAAAGGGGAGGGTCTATTTACATTACCATTTTCACAAACTCACTTAGTAATTAATCTGCAGAGTTACAAAATGTACATTTGTTGATGCACTCTCTTCAATTAAAATGATTGGAAATCATATGTGGGGACACGAAAAGGGTGAAAACctggctccactgatgtcagtggggtcaggatgtGTTTATTTTGGCTTTAACTGTGCTGCTCTGTGGTCCTTTTGCATATGGACACATCTAATGCCTTTGTGAGTCATGGGAAAGTGAGAAATCTTGGCTGCCAAAGGGTTTCATCCGAGTCATAAAGCAATTCCAAGACACTTACTGAAGTAAgagccctgagcctgccatgaAAAGGTTTAGAATTTCTACTGCTCTCAGCCAAAAGTTTTGGTTTTAGAAttttgataagtgcaaagtacttcacacaCACTAAATCCAGT
This window of the Eretmochelys imbricata isolate rEreImb1 chromosome 8, rEreImb1.hap1, whole genome shotgun sequence genome carries:
- the GNG12 gene encoding guanine nucleotide-binding protein G(I)/G(S)/G(O) subunit gamma-12, with the translated sequence MTSKTTSTTNNIAQARRTVQQLRIEASIERIKVSKASADLRCYCEEHARKDPLLMGIPASENPFKDKKTCIIL